The Leptodactylus fuscus isolate aLepFus1 chromosome 5, aLepFus1.hap2, whole genome shotgun sequence genome segment atgtatactccagcccctgtacatgacatgtatatatgtatactccagcccctgtacatgacatgtatatctgtatactccagctcctgtacatgacatgtatatatgtatactccagcccctgtacatgacatgtatatctgtatactccagcccctgtacatgacatgtatatatgtatactccagcccctgtacatgacatgtatatatgtatactccagcccatagtacatgacatgtatatctgtatactccagcccatagtacatgacatgtatatctgtatactccagcccctgtacatgacatgtatatatgtatactccacccctgtacatgacatgtatatatgtatactccagcccctgtacatgacatgtatatatgtatactccagcccctgtacatgacatgtatatatgtatactccagcccctgtacatgacctgtatatctgtatactccagcccctgtacatgacatgtatatatgtatactccagcccctgtacatgacatgtatatatgtatactccagcccctgtacatgacctgtatatctgtatactccagcccctgtacatgacatgtatatctgtatactccagcccctgtacatgacatgtatatatgtatactccagcccctgtacatgacatgtatatatgtatactccagcccctgtacatgacatgtatatatgtatactccagcccctgtacatgacatgtatatatgtatactccagcccctgtacatgacatgtatatctgtatactccagcccctgtacatgacatgtatatatgtatactccagcccctgtacatgacatgtatatctgtatactccagcccctgtacatgacatgtatatatgtatactccagcccctgtacaagacatgtatatatgtatactccagcccctgtacatgacatgtatatatgtatactccagcccctgtacatgacatgtatatatgtatactccagcccatagtacatgacatgtatatatgtatactccagcccctgtacatgatatgtatatctgtatactccagcccctgtacatgacatgtatatatgtacactccatcccctgtacatgacatgtatatatgtatactccaacccctgtacatgacatgtacactcaccggccactttattaggtacaccatgctagtaacgggttggacccccttttgccttcagaactgcctcaattcttcgtggcatagattcaacaaggtgctggaagcattcctcagagattttggtccatattgacatgatggcatcacacagttgcagtcgcagatttgtcggctgcacatccatgatgcgaatctcccgttccaccacatcccaaagatgctcctctattggattgagatctggtgactgtggaggccattggagtacagtgaactcattgtcatgttcaagaaaccagtctgagatgattccagctttatgacatggcgcattatcctgctgaaagtagccatcagatgttgggtacattgtggtcataaagggatggacatggtcagcaacaatactcaggtaggctttggcgttgcaacgatgctcaattggtaccaaggggcccaaagagtgccaagaaaatattccccacaccatgacaccaccaccaccagcctgaaccgttaccgatacaaggcaggatggatccatgctttcatgttgttgacgccaaattctgaccctaccatccgaatgtcgcagcagaaatcgagactcatcagactaggcaacgtttttccaatcttcaattgtccaatttcgatgagcttgtgcaaattgtagcctcagtttcctgttcttagctgaaaggagtggcccccggtgtggtcttctgctgctgtagcccatctgtagcctcaaagttcaacgtactgtgcggcgttcagagatgctcttctggctaccttggtgtaacgggtggctatttgagtcactgttgcctttctatcagctggaaccagtctggccattctcctctgacctctggcatcaacaacgcatttccgccccccacagaactgccgctcactggatgttttttctttttcggaccattctctgtaaaccctagagatggttgtgcgtgaaaatcccagtagatcagcagtttctgaaatactcagaccagcccttctggcaccaacaaccatgccacgttcaaaggcactcaaatcacctttcttccccatactgatgctcggtttgaactgcaggagattgtcttgaccatgtctacatgcctaaatgtactgagttgccgccatgtgattggctgattagaaattaagtgttaacgagcagttggacaggtgtacctaataaagtggccggtgagtgtatatatgtatactccagcccctgtacatgacatgtatatctgtatactccaacccctgtacatgacatgtatatatgtatactccagcccctgtacatgacatgtatatatgtatactccagcccctgtacatgacatgtatatctgtatactccagcccatagtacatgacatgtatatatgtatactccagcccctgtacatgacatgtatatatgtacactccagcccctgtacatgacatgtatatatgtacactccagcccctgtacatgacatgtctatatgtatactccatcccctgtacatgacatgtctatatgtatactccagcccctgtacatgacatgtatatatgtacactccagcccctgtacatgacatgtctatatgtatactccagcccctgtacatgacatgtatatatgtatactccagcccctgtacatgacgtatatatgtatactccagcccctgtacatgacatgtatatatgtatactccagcccctgtacatgacatgtatatctgtatattccagcccctgtacatgacatgtatatatgtacactccagcccctgtacatgacatgtatatatgtatactccagcccctgtacatgacatgtatatctgtatactccagcccatagtacatgacatgtatatctgtatactccagcccctgtacatgacatgtatatatgtacactccagcccctgtacatgacatgtctATATGTAcactccagcccctgtacatgacatgtatatatgtatactccagcccctgtacatgacgtatatatgtatactccagcccctgtacatgacatgtatatatgtatactccagcccctgtacatgacatgtatatctgtatactccagcccctgtacatgacatgtatatatgtacactccagcccctgtacatgacatgtatatatgtatactccagcccctgtacatgacatgtctatatgtatactccagcccctgtacatgacatgtctatatgtatactccagcccctgtacatgacgtatatatgtatactccagcccctgtacatgacatgtatatatgtatactccagcccctgtacatgacatgtatatatgtatactccagcccctgtacatgacatgtactgtatatatgtatataatacatatatgttTATGATATACCAGGCTCTGAAgactacacatatacagtatgtataatacGGACATGTATACTCCGGTACATAGTATAGATGACATGTATACGCCATACCCCGTACATGGTATATATGTAAACATGTTATTTGTCTGGTGACGGGATGTGGTGTCATCAGATACAGCTCAGTGCCCAATCTCTCACACATGGGGCAGGAGTTTGGGGTGTAATGGGGTGTCACCTGCATTGtgctgagacccccccccccctgcagtccagtGCTAACATATATGACAGTAGCAGCTATGAGATTAGGGATGAGGTTCCTCGTTCTGGAGACGGGCGCAGGTTCTACAGATAAATTTACTAGAGAACGCGGCGGCCTGGAAGACTGGCCAACTCTTTCTGGACACCAGGATGTCGCCCCTTTTATCAGGAGTCTCCTGGATACTTCAAGAGAGTTGGCAAATATGGGGAAAACCTTCATCTGTGGGACATTTATGTTAGATCTTGTGGCCGAGGCCTCCATATCCCTGATGATGATGACTACACAGCCATACAGAGTATCCACGGCAGTGACAGGTAACATGGAGTGCAGCAGATGTCATGTGTGGTGGAGAGAACAGAGACCGAGCCTGGGATCTCTCGCCGCAGCAGAGAATTATCTCTTTGGTGAATATATCTGACTGCGGACATTCTGGTGAATTGTCAAGTCTGGAGGCGAGAACAGAGACCGAGCCTGGGATCTCCCTGTAGACGCAGCAAGAAATTCACTTACTCAGTTAATACATCTGACTGCGGAAAGTCCAGTCCAATTCATTGGGGAAAGAGAAGCCCCAATCTGGAACCTTCCTCTGAAGCACAGGACGATGATCCTTACAAGGTGACAACCATGTTGCTGACTTGTGGTGGAGCTGTGACCTCCAACTCTATCCCCGGGGTCATCTCAGACACATCTCCTCAGGTCCTCCATTATGGACCACTGGTGACGCAGGATCTGATCTGCCGCAATGTTCTTTAGAACCCCAGAACGTGCCCAATGACTACAGCTGGAGGTCACAACCCTACAAGTCAGTCGACATGTAACGGGTGCAAATGACAATCGCCGAGGACGTAGACCTTTACCTACATGGGTGAACAGAAAGTTTAGAAACTATCCCGATCCTAATGATCTTCTGCAGAGACGGAGTCTGAATATCTGGAACCTTTGCTTGTTCCTGGGATTATTACAAGGACACCTATATTATCACAGGACATGATATTACCCCATAATAGGGTTCTTACGTTATTTAGGGCATCCTATGTGCACCAACGAAGGGTCTATGATTGACAGACCAGTACTAGGGGTCAGTGCTGGTAATAGGGGGTCAGTAGAAGCTGCAGCTCTGAAGGAGATCTTCAGGAATCTTGTGATTCTGCAGGCAAGGTATTAGCTGATCCTTCATTTTGTGTCGATATTTCTTCTGCCAGAAGATCATAAGCAAACACTACGGCGAATAACCCAGTCATAGATGCTACACtgtggtagtctgagacacgcctCCTGTACTTGGACAGGCCAGTGCTATGGCAGGGGAGGGGGTCTTAGACTTGTGTACACCACAGAGGGTAGATCAGATTATTCACAAATAAACAGACagtacagaatcagtataaaatgaCGCCTttgttccaaaaacagcgccacccttgagcataggctgtgtctggtattgcagctcagtttcacCAAAGTGAATGCAATACAATCTGTGGACTGATGTTGCACTTTGGATGAAAGCAGATgcaaccacccctttaagaaaggctttcCCAACAATATACAGGAATCTAGCACCTCTGACTTTAAGGTGTGCCTCCTATTATGATCTGTCATGGGGTGTGGAGAGACGCAGCTGCACGTTGGGTGCTATAGTCGCCAAGACAATGCCAATAAAACTCTGTATTGGTTGTACGGCTCCTTCATCCCCTGACTGGAGGGAAACTTTATATACAAGGCTCCCCATAGAACGATGTTCTTGCCATTTAGATCCTACCCACCTAGCACACCCCATTCGCTGGCTATAGAGACACTACAGCGCCCAGCATGCTGTATACACCTTGCACCCGTTACCACTGCCATCCCATGATAGCCAGAGATTTTCTGTTACTTGCAgtcttttattatttattcacaTAGACACAATTCACACTCGAGTCCGGCTCTCAGGGCTTCACCAGGATTTGGCTGCTCTTCAGCCTCCCCCGTGATTTCAGGTATCTCATCAGTGCCTGCCTCCTCCTCCAGGTGGGCCGCATGCCATATTCATGCTCCGGAGTGTCCTCTGCCAGTACCTGTCCTGGGCCGTTTGCCAGCGGCGTGTCAGGATCTTCCCCCGGTTCCTCGCACCTCCTGGAGAGCGGCGTCTGGATCTCAGCTGCAGCACATGGCTTTGGCGCAGGGCTTGGAGTCTGTATATCTGGAGGGCTGGGCATTTCACTACAATGTCCCCGCGGGGTGGGCGGAGACGCGGGCACTGTTGCGGGCACAGCCAGGTTTTGCTTTGTCCTCCTTGTAGAGCAGAATGACTGAGTCTCTAGAATCTTAGCAGGTGAGAATGATAAGGATGGGAATTTACAGACACTCTGCTTCCTCCCCGCCGCCCtgaccggattccggtttccgCCCATGGCCTGGCTGTGTACGGTGCTGTTGTTGGAGACGTGGCGACGGCGTTGGCGAGCAGGAAAGTGCAGCTCTAGGGCTCGGTCAAACTGTGGTGAAACCTGTGTAGGACAAAGCGCAGTCAGTCCATGCTAGACAGGGGCAATGAAACAAGCAGGAAGTTTGAGAAAATTCACCACTTCCAGCAAAAAGTGACCTGAGGGGTCTGATGCCATAATGTCTGCCATAACAATGCCCTATAGATGTTCTCATATCACCCTGCATTACTTTGTAGGCCTCCACTGCTCTAGTCATGtaagtgtcagtctttactgaagGACAGGCATTCTATTCCTGGGTTAGGAAGCTCAAGATGAGCAGTGCTGGTATAGAGGATACAATCTAGGAGGTTATAGATAAATTATAGAAAAATCTCATTAATACTGCGGCTTTGGAATAATGTGACTGTACCTGGTCTGTCTGCACGGTGCCAGCTAGGCTAGAAGGTGAACTTGTCAGGCATTCTGGTTGCTAGCGATGCAGTGCCTAACAATCATAGATTAAGAATGTTCAGCTGTGATCCATTAGGGCGTTAAGCAGCCAGTGCTTAGTTTCTCTGCAGCGCCCCCAAAGGAGAAGTGAAGTATTACACTCACTGCATAGTCATGGAACACCAGGTCCTCCAGATTCTCTTTATAGCTCCTCTCAGCCCAGGAGGGTCTTCATTTGGGGCAAATGAGAAATCAGTTTCCTAAACTGCACCCCTTTAAGAGCCTATGACCAATCTTCACTTATACAAGGACACAGATTAAGCCACTTCCTAAAAAAGTGGATGCGTTTAGAATAAAATACAACCCCCTCCCCAATTACCCAAGAGGTGGAGGCGCTGTGATCCAGGGGTTTGGTGGGGACACATCTGGTCTCGGCTTTTGGTGGAGCAGCCCCATACTCATGGAGCAGACCCTCCTGTGGGCTCTCCAGGAAGACGAGGCGACCTTTCCGGGGGTTACAGGCAGTCCGTTTCCTTGGCGGCATCAGCAGTGAGTAAGTGGGGGAGTGAGACCCACATGATGGAGCGGCGCGGAGGAGCGGCACGCCTCACCGAGGAAGTCTGCAGGAATAACAACGAgggttatcatcatcatcatcgctcGCCGACACATCACAGATCTGGTTGGTGCTTGGGGAATCAATTGTGCTCACATTGTGGGGGCCACGTTATCAATTGGAGGAGATTCAGGGCACTGGATGATAGAGCaggacattaaaggggtcctccagccTCATAACTGTATTATGGTGCCTGACAGTGGTCACCGGGGCCGCAAGTCAAGATTTCTCGTATCCGCGTAATAAAGACACGTGTCACATTGTGGGCGGAGACAGCGGTCTATGATGTCATAAGATGGGTGAGtgtggatacatatatatatatatacatgggtGTGCTGCGATTTTTACagttatacatacacacacaatatatactgtacatacacattgtatacatataaatacacaagtatacaatacatacacacacatatatatatatatgctttgaTACACgcaagtatatacacacactgtatatatacacaatacatactctgcatacacacactgtatatatacacaatacatactctacgtacacacactgtatatatacacacacacacaatacatactctacatacacacactgtatatatacacacacacacaatacatactctacatacacacactgtatatatacacacacacacaatacatactctacatacacacactgtatatatacacacacacacaatacatactctacatacacacactgtatatatacacacacacacacaatacatactctacatacacacactgtatatatacacacacacacacaatacatactctacatacacacactgtatatatacacacacacacacaatacatactctacatacacacactgtatatatacacacacacaatacatactctacatacacacactgtatatatacacacacacaatacatactctacatacacacactgtatatatacacacacacaatacatactctacgtacacacactgtatatatacacacacacaatacatactctacgtacacacactgtatatatacacacacacacaatacatactctacgtacacacactgtatatatacacacacacacaatacatactctacgtacacacactgtatatatacacacacacacaatacatactctacgtacacacactgtatatatacacacacacacaatacatactctacgtacacacactgtatatatacacacacacacaatacatactctacgtacacacactgtatatatacacacacacacaatacatactctacgtacacacactgtatatatacacacacacaatacatactctacgtacacacactgtatatatacacacacacaatacatactctacgtacacacactgtatatatacacacacacaatacatactctacgtacacacactgtatatatacacacacacacaatacatactctacgtacacacactgtatatatacacacacaatacatactctacgtacacacactgtatatatacacacacaatacatactctacgtacacacactgtatatatacacacacacaatacatactctacgtacacacactgtatatatacacacacaatacatactctacgtacacacactgtatatatacacacacacaatacatactctacgtacacacactgtatatatacacacacacaatacatactctacgtacacacactgtatatatacacacacacaatacatactctacgtacacacactgtatatatacacacacacaatacatactctacgtacacacactgtatatatacacacacacaatacatactctacgtacacacactgtatatatacacacacacaatacatactctacgtacacacactgtatatatacacacac includes the following:
- the RHNO1 gene encoding RAD9, HUS1, RAD1-interacting nuclear orphan protein 1, whose product is MPPRKRTACNPRKGRLVFLESPQEGLLHEYGAAPPKAETRCVPTKPLDHSASTSWVSPQFDRALELHFPARQRRRHVSNNSTVHSQAMGGNRNPVRAAGRKQSVCKFPSLSFSPAKILETQSFCSTRRTKQNLAVPATVPASPPTPRGHCSEMPSPPDIQTPSPAPKPCAAAEIQTPLSRRCEEPGEDPDTPLANGPGQVLAEDTPEHEYGMRPTWRRRQALMRYLKSRGRLKSSQILVKP